One window of Lytechinus variegatus isolate NC3 chromosome 2, Lvar_3.0, whole genome shotgun sequence genomic DNA carries:
- the LOC121406829 gene encoding uncharacterized protein LOC121406829 yields the protein MASYSSRFILNLSTITAPLRSLMIKGAKFEWNQEHEAAWQALKGSISKTAVSAYFDTAKHTTLYVDASPVGLGAMLMQEGRTIIYASRSLTPTEQRYSQIEREALAIAWGVNRLNTYLFGRNFTVVTDHKPLIPIFGKPKIVPSARIANWMLKLQHYDMDLVHAPAKTNPADYISRHLRTDNAATSLPDVDTYLNFVTQHATPKTVSLNDIRSETAHDPALQATIAAYRSGKWEDLKESHRAMWNVCNEITVTEDDIVLRDKRIVIPESLQMRVIEIAHEGHPGIVREYLMVLIDEYSRYPVVETVSSVSAKSVIPILDKVLSVFGFPKVIKSDNGSPFNSQSFADYASHCGFQHWKITPHYPQANAQAEAFNKPLITALRAAHLESKNWKQELYKYLRQYRATPHSSTSVTPFRLMFDRDPVTRLPEISSRSTYSNDENAANHDKANKNDAIAKEKQKSNADKRLRTAECDLSVGDIVIVRRDMYHDKLTSPYDPKPLQIIVRKGNMITAKCLSTFRRVTRNVANFKRSPMQPMPAQKLEV from the exons ATGGCCAGCTACAGCTCACGCTTCATCCTGAATCTCTCGACAATTACCGCACCCCTACGCAGTCTCATGATAAAAGGGGCAAAGTTTGAATGGAACCAGGAACATGAAGCAGCGTGGCAAGCACTGAAAGGTTCTATATCGAAAACTGCAGTCTCAGCATACTTTGACACAGCAAAGCACACCACGTTATACGTCGATGCGAGTCCAGTAGGGCTTGGTGCTATGCTAATGCAGGAAGGTCGAACAATCATCTATGCCAGCCGTTCCCTAACTCCCACAGAACAGCGCTACAGCCAGATCGAGCGGGAAGCTCTAGCCATAGCATGGGGTGTGAATCGTCTCAACACCTACCTGTTTGGCCGCAATTTTACCGTGGTGACCGACCACAAACCCCTGATCCCAATCTTCGGCAAGCCGAAAATTGTTCCTTCAGCACGTATCGCCAACTGGATGTTAAAGCTGCAGCACTATGACATGGATTTGGTCCATGCTCCCGCCAAGACGAATCCGGCAGACTACATCTCCCGACACCTGCGTACCGACAATGCTGCCACATCACTTCCTGATGTTGACACCTACCTCAACTTCGTGACCCAGCATGCAACTCCCAAAACCGTGAGTCTTAACGACATCCGCTCGGAAACGGCTCATGATCCAGCTCTTCAAGCTACAATCGCAGCTTATCGCAGTGGAAAGTGGGAAGATCTCAAGGAATCTCACCGCGCTATGTGGAATGTTTGCAATGAGATTACAGTCACAGAAGATGATATTGTGTTGAGAGATAAGCGTATTGTGATACCAGAATCTCTACAGATGCGTGTCATTGAAATCGCCCATGAAGGCCATCCAGGAATTGTGC GTGAATATCTGATGGTATTGATAGACGAGTATTCACGATATCCAGTTGTGGAAACCGTTAGTTCAGTGTCTGCGAAATCTGTAATACCCATTCTCGACAAGGTATTATCTGTGTTTGGATTCCCGAAAGTAATCAAAAGTGATAACGGAAGCCCATTCAATTCGCAATCTTTCGCTGATTATGCATCTCACTGTGGATTCCAGCATTGGAAAATCACTCCACATTATCCGCAAGCAAACGCCCAAGCTGAAGCGTTTAACAAACCACTCATCACCGCTCTTCGTGCTGCACATCTTGAATCCAAGAATTGGAAACAAGAGCTCTACAAGTATCTTCGACAGTACCGCGCCACACCACATTCTTCGACAAGTGTGACCCCGTTCCGCTTGATGTTCGATCGCGATCCTGTCACGCGTCTCCCCGAGATCAGTTCGCGTTCTACATACAGCAACGACGAAAATGCAGCAAATCACGACAAAGCCAACAAGAATGACGCAATCgctaaagaaaaacaaaaatctaaTGCTGACAAGCGTCTTCGCACTGCTGAATGTGACCTTTCAGTTGGTGACATCGTAATTGTGCGTAGAGACATGTATCATGACAAACTAACCTCGCCATATGATCCTAAACCCCTACAGATCATAGTGAGAAAAGGGAACATGATAACTGCAAAGTGCCTCTCAACCTTCAGAAGAGTCACACGCAATGTGGCGAACTTTAAAAGATCGCCAATGCAGCCAATGCCTGCACAAAAACTAGAAGTCTGA